The following proteins come from a genomic window of Campylobacter coli 76339:
- a CDS encoding 4-hydroxythreonine-4-phosphate dehydrogenase codes for MKKIAISIGDINGIGLEILARSHEKLSQICTPYYFIHESLLQKALKLLNLELLNAKIVTFKDAKNYEFTLLKKHNSLEIYSFGLPLNLKVDESFDIKAGEIDAKSGLYSFLSFKAASYFVYKNHAHALLTLPIHKKAWEDAGLEFKGHTDALRFFFKKNAIMMLGCKELFVGLFSEHIPLAKVSKKITFQNLSIFLKDFYQETRFKKIGLLGFNPHAGDYGVIGGKEEELMQKAIAFVNAFLNSKKDEKFFKKALKDENLQKELLLNFNSKSVYLPYPLVADTAFTKSNLKACNRLIAMYHDLGLAPLKALYFEKSINVSLNLPIIRVSVDHGTAFDKAYKNAKISTKSYFEAAKFALELTPKTST; via the coding sequence ATGAAAAAAATAGCCATCAGTATAGGCGATATCAACGGCATAGGGCTTGAAATTCTAGCACGCTCGCATGAAAAATTAAGCCAAATTTGCACTCCTTATTATTTTATCCATGAAAGCTTGCTCCAAAAAGCTTTAAAACTTTTGAATTTAGAGCTTTTAAATGCAAAAATCGTAACTTTTAAAGATGCTAAAAATTATGAATTTACGTTGCTTAAAAAGCATAATTCTCTTGAAATTTATTCTTTTGGCTTACCTTTAAATTTAAAAGTGGATGAAAGCTTTGACATTAAAGCAGGAGAAATAGATGCAAAAAGTGGGCTATATAGCTTCTTAAGCTTTAAGGCGGCAAGCTATTTTGTTTATAAAAACCACGCACACGCTCTACTTACTCTACCTATACATAAAAAAGCTTGGGAGGATGCAGGGCTTGAATTTAAAGGACATACTGATGCGCTAAGATTCTTTTTTAAAAAAAATGCCATCATGATGTTAGGATGTAAAGAACTTTTTGTAGGACTTTTTAGCGAGCATATCCCCTTAGCAAAAGTAAGCAAAAAAATCACTTTTCAAAATTTAAGCATTTTCTTAAAAGACTTTTATCAAGAAACTCGCTTTAAAAAAATCGGACTTTTGGGTTTTAACCCACATGCAGGAGATTATGGAGTAATAGGTGGCAAAGAAGAAGAACTTATGCAAAAAGCTATCGCTTTTGTTAATGCTTTTTTAAATTCTAAAAAAGATGAAAAATTCTTTAAAAAAGCCCTAAAAGATGAGAATTTGCAAAAAGAATTGCTTTTAAATTTTAATTCAAAAAGTGTTTATTTGCCCTACCCTTTAGTTGCAGATACAGCTTTTACAAAGTCAAATTTAAAAGCATGCAATCGCTTGATAGCTATGTATCACGATCTTGGCTTAGCACCTTTAAAGGCTTTATATTTTGAAAAAAGTATCAATGTGAGTTTAAATTTGCCCATTATACGCGTAAGCGTTGATCATGGCACTGCCTTTGATAAGGCATATAAAAATGCTAAAATCAGTACTAAAAGCTATTTTGAAGCAGCCAAATTTGCTTTAGAATTAACTCCTAAAACCTCAACTTAG
- a CDS encoding Pyridoxine 5'-phosphate synthase, whose protein sequence is MLLGVNIDHIAVLRQARMVNDPDLLEAAFIAAKFGDQITLHVREDRRHAQDFDLENIIRFCKSPINLECALNDEILNLALKLKPHRITLVPEKREELTTEGGLNLNHDKIKESIEKLQNAEIEVSLFINPSLEDIQKSYELKADFIELHTGHYANLHNALFSNISHTAFALTEFDLSKKILQNQFEEELNNIKMCAKKGVELGLKVAAGHGLNYKNVSQIVNIKEICELNIGQSIVARSVFVGLQNAILEMKALLQR, encoded by the coding sequence ATGCTTTTAGGTGTAAATATCGACCACATTGCAGTATTAAGACAAGCTAGAATGGTAAATGATCCTGATCTTTTAGAAGCTGCTTTTATAGCAGCCAAATTTGGGGATCAAATCACTTTGCATGTAAGAGAAGATCGCCGTCATGCTCAAGATTTTGACTTGGAAAATATCATACGCTTTTGCAAAAGTCCTATCAATTTAGAATGTGCTTTAAATGATGAAATTCTAAACTTAGCACTCAAATTAAAACCTCATCGTATCACCCTAGTGCCTGAAAAAAGAGAAGAGCTTACTACAGAAGGTGGACTCAATTTAAATCATGATAAAATCAAAGAAAGCATAGAGAAACTTCAAAATGCAGAAATTGAGGTTTCGCTTTTTATCAATCCTAGCTTAGAAGACATACAAAAATCATATGAGTTAAAAGCTGATTTTATAGAACTTCACACAGGGCATTATGCAAATTTACATAATGCGCTTTTTAGCAATATCTCTCACACCGCCTTTGCTTTAACAGAATTTGATTTAAGTAAAAAAATACTGCAAAACCAATTTGAAGAAGAATTAAACAATATAAAAATGTGTGCTAAAAAAGGAGTAGAACTTGGATTAAAAGTTGCTGCTGGGCATGGGCTAAACTATAAAAATGTAAGCCAAATAGTAAATATCAAAGAAATTTGCGAACTTAATATCGGCCAAAGTATTGTAGCAAGATCTGTTTTTGTAGGACTGCAAAATGCGATTTTAGAAATGAAAGCACTGCTTCAAAGATGA
- a CDS encoding Possible phosphatase, translating to MLGIDLGSNTLRAVFINEKFEKLDEYEFIIGSARNLDKTGKISDEAIEKLRNALQEIAKKYDLSQAKAAATAAFRKASNTSEIFTRLKQEFQIDFKVIDAKSEAKISVLGMKMGLLNLGLNLDCGYCDLGGASCEFSFRENFQSFDFGIISFYEKCKLKRSVNSFSFKKILQKYPDFPYKFKDKKLKIHFLIHDNFLKTMAFEAFKQSNELKKMLKQSKMKNIVLNSGVPTALAALKKGLNYEKYNAKKINGSRLNVNDFLIFGQKLWYMDEKRASFWVGNTRKNYLVAGCFLLFSIFEREKLIVIDEGLREGLCMADLNF from the coding sequence ATGTTAGGTATAGATCTTGGCTCAAATACTTTAAGAGCGGTTTTTATAAATGAAAAATTTGAAAAGTTAGATGAATATGAATTTATCATAGGTTCAGCTAGAAATTTAGATAAAACGGGAAAGATAAGTGATGAAGCCATAGAAAAACTTCGCAACGCACTTCAAGAAATAGCTAAAAAATACGACCTAAGTCAAGCAAAAGCAGCCGCAACTGCAGCTTTTAGAAAGGCAAGCAATACAAGTGAAATTTTTACTCGTTTAAAGCAAGAATTTCAAATCGATTTTAAGGTTATAGATGCCAAAAGTGAAGCGAAAATCAGTGTTTTAGGTATGAAAATGGGGCTTTTAAATTTAGGCTTAAATTTGGATTGTGGGTATTGTGATTTAGGGGGTGCATCTTGTGAATTTTCTTTTAGGGAGAATTTTCAAAGTTTTGATTTTGGTATTATCAGTTTTTATGAAAAATGCAAGTTAAAAAGAAGCGTAAATTCTTTTTCTTTTAAAAAAATACTTCAAAAATATCCTGATTTTCCTTATAAATTTAAAGATAAAAAGCTAAAAATTCATTTTTTAATCCATGATAATTTTTTAAAAACCATGGCTTTTGAAGCTTTTAAACAAAGCAATGAATTAAAAAAAATGCTCAAACAAAGCAAGATGAAAAATATCGTTTTAAATTCAGGTGTTCCTACAGCTCTAGCGGCTTTAAAAAAAGGCTTAAATTATGAAAAATACAATGCGAAGAAAATCAATGGCTCAAGATTAAATGTCAATGATTTTTTAATTTTTGGGCAAAAACTTTGGTATATGGATGAAAAAAGAGCAAGTTTTTGGGTAGGAAATACGCGTAAAAATTATTTGGTTGCGGGATGTTTTTTACTTTTTAGCATTTTTGAGAGAGAAAAGCTTATAGTGATTGATGAGGGTTTAAGAGAGGGGCTTTGTATGGCTGATTTAAATTTCTAA